A genomic region of Aspergillus oryzae RIB40 DNA, chromosome 1 contains the following coding sequences:
- a CDS encoding ENTH domain protein (clathrin assembly protein AP180 and related proteins, contain ENTH domain) — translation MSHNFEKSVKGATKIKLAAPKSKYIEHILVATHTGEAGVAEIFRTLQLRLRDSTWTIVFKALIVIHIMVREGQLDATLQYMAENPRKLAISGFSEVQSQGHNIRRYSDYLVARANAFEATKTDYVRSGQGRMKRLTVEKGLLRETEIVQRQIHALLQCDLLTDEVENEITLTAFRLLTLDLLTLYSVMNEGTINVLEHYFEMSRPDSERALEIYKTFTQQTEEVVKFLGVARHFQAATRLEIPKLKHASTDLTRLLEDDLNDPDFDQRRREYLLRKGGKSGNPGPTFASSNTAGAGNRSVSNPEPPRPHTQPAPQKRENPTDLIDFFDSIDPQPPAQQNPMQLPHIQQQAQAMQFQQTGFQPQQPAFYPQQTGFQQQAQPTGFGQAMPVGDSFQQQSTNPFGQQQAQQPQPLQQTPTGAGFGGYSAQPQTYGFQQNLAPIPQNNLAPFPQQQQPMSGGQLQPQTTNPFRQSMLLSTPTGTGMPASPLNRQSTNPFARRLSSANPAQFNASTPPPPPPPPQQTPPQSAQALQPQRTGTNPFARSSSVPPQQSQGLQPPAPAPLRPNPTGSTNPFRQSAFVNQQTGQGWHVGGQQGTMGGYEQLETVPVFPRPGISSWERMDFS, via the exons ATGTCCCACAATTTCGAGAAATCGGTAAAGGGGGCCACCAAGATTAAG CTCGCGGCCCCTAAATCTAAATACATAGAGCACATCCTGGTAGCGACCCATACAGGAGAAGCGGGAGTAGCAGAAATATTTCGAACACTCCAGCTTCGGCTACGCGATTCAACATGGACGATAGTCTTCAAAGCCCTCATTGTCATACATATCATGGTAAGGGAGGGGCAATTGGACGCTACACTACAGTATATGGCGGAGAACCCGAGGAAGCTTGCAATCAGCGGATTCTCAGAAG TTCAGTCACAAGGACATAACATCCGGAGATACTCCGATTACCTCGTCGCGCGCGCAAATGCATTCGAGGCTACCAAAACGGATTATGTACGAAGCGGGCAGGGACGTATGAAGAGGTTGACGGTAGAAAAGGGCCTCTTGAGAGAAACAGAGATTGTACAGAGACAGATCCATGCTCTGTTACAGTGTGAT CTTTTGAcagatgaagttgagaacGAAATTACGTTAACAGCCTTTCGCCTGCTCACCTTGGATCTCCTGACGCTTTACTCAGTCATGAACGAGGGCACGATCAACGTTTTGG AGCATTACTTCGAAATGTCGCGGCCCGACAGCGAGCGTGCATTGGAGATATATAAGACTTTTACCCAACAAACAGAGGAGGTCGTAAAATTCCTAGGTGTGGCTAGACACTTCCAAGCAGCAACACGACTAGAAATACCCAAGCTGAAGCACGCCTCTACGGACCTAACTCGACTCCTTGAAGACGACCTTAATGACCCGGATTTTGATCAGCGACGAAGAGAATACCTTCTGCgaaagggagggaaaagcGGCAACCCGGGTCCGACATTCGCATCCAGCAACACGGCTGGAGCAGGCAATAGGTCTGTCAGCAATCCTGAACCACCGCGACCCCACACACAACCTGCTCcgcaaaagagagagaacCCAACGGACTTGATCGATTTCTTCGATTCGATCGACCCACAACCCCCAGCACAACAGAACCCTATGCAGCTACCACATATACAGCAGCAAGCGCAAGCGATGCAATTCCAACAGACGGGCTtccagccgcagcagccagCGTTCTACCCCCAACAAACCGGGTTCCAACAACAGGCGCAGCCGACCGGCTTTGGCCAGGCTATGCCGGTTGGAGATTCCTTTCAACAGCAAAGTACCAATCCATTTGGCCAACAGCAAGCtcagcagccacagccactTCAGCAAACCCCAACTGGTGCAGGATTTGGCGGTTACTCAGCGCAACCGCAGACATATGGATTCCAACAAAATCTTGCTCCGATTCCCCAGAACAACCTTGCGCCATttccccagcagcagcaaccaatGTCCGGTGGGCAGTTACAACCGCAAACAACAAACCCTTTTAGACAGTCAATGTTACTGAGCACCCCAACCGGAACCGGCATGCCGGCATCTCCACTAAACCGCCAGAGCACAAACCCTTTTGCGCGACGGCTGTCGAGCGCCAACCCGGCGCAATTTAACGCCAGtacgccgccgccgccgccgccgccgccgcagcaaACACCTCCACAGTCAGCGCAGGCACTACAACCCCAACGAACAGGGACTAATCCTTTTGCTCGAAGCTCTTCCGTTCCTCCGCAGCAGTCACAGGGCTTGCAGCCTCCTGCGCCGGCGCCTCTGCGGCCCAATCCAACTGGAAGCACGAACCCTTTCCGCCAGAGTGCCTTTGTCAACCAACAGACCGGCCAGGGGTGGCATGTCGGTGGCCAGCAAGGAACGATGGGCGGTTATGAGCAGCTGGAGACTGTGCCGGTGTTTCCGCGGCCCGGGAT ATCAAGCTGGGAGAGGATGGACTTTTCCTGA
- a CDS encoding acetate uptake transporter family protein (predicted protein) yields MAAEQDPQAFEKDFGNNSDGINGAAPTHQLSAEDTARAAARFGYGPLAHVNTAEAQLRPFGGEFQPGLYKSVEHRKFGNPAPLGLSAFALTTFVLSAINMGTRDIAEPNIVVALAFGYGGLVQLLAGMWEMAVGNTFGATALSSYGGFWLAFAIILTPGGFEIADALGGAGTPQFDNSFGLFLFGWFIFTTILLFCTLRSTVAFFLLFFFLDLTFLLLGIGYLHRNSEGKPNPPVIKAGGFFGLLAAFAAWYNALAGIADNSNSFFILPVAHFPWSPTARSRKTERETA; encoded by the exons ATGGCCGCTGAACAAGATCCCCAAGCGTTCGAGAAGGACTTCGGAAACAACTCCGATGGTATCAACGGAGCTGCTCCCACCCACCAGCTGTCCGCTGAGGACACAGCCAGGGCTGCTGCGCGCTTCGGATATGGCCCTCTCGCTCACGTCAACACCGCTGAGGCTCAACTGCGTCCCTTCGGTGGTGAGTTCCAACCCGGTCTGTACAAGTCGGTCGAGCACCGCAAGTTCGGTAACCCAGCCCCTCTGGGCCTGTCTGCTTTCGCCCTCACCACTTTCGTGCTGAGCGCGATCAACATGGGTACGCGCGACATCGCTGAGCCCAACATTGTGGTCGCTTTAGCTTTCGGCTATGGTGGTCTTGTTCAATTGCTTGCTGGCATGTG GGAAATGGCCGTTGGAAATACCTTTGGTGCCACCGCTCTGTCTTCTTATGGTGGTTTCTGGCTTGCTTTCGCCATCATCCTGACCCCAGGTGGATTTGAGATTGCGGACGCTCTCGGAGGCGCTGGTACACCACAGTTCGATAACTCTTTTGGATTGTTCCTCTTT GGATGGTTCATCTTCACCACTATCCTGCTGTTCTGCACCTTGAGGTCCACCgtagccttcttcttgctgttcttcttcctggacCTCACCTTCTTGCTCCTCGGTATTGGTTATCTCCACCGTAACTCCGAGGGCAAGCCCAACCCCCCCGTCATCAAGGCCGGTGGCTTCTTCGGTCTCTTGGCGGCATTTGCAGCTTGGTATAACGCCCTCGCCGGTATTGCggacaacagcaacagcttcttcatcctccccgTCGCCCATTTCCCCTGGTCTCCCACTGCCCGCAGTCGCAAGACCGAGCGCGAGACCGCTTAG
- a CDS encoding uncharacterized protein (predicted protein), with protein sequence MFLCGLFIDALDYFAPNDITTKEFEQHVANHVRIAKVPTPFISTFRSMLAPVHRAIKYKEGAIVTMIDSKKLQTQVYSAKKLLRKVGLKVGRYNGAGEFFIWGKVHESAIISSFKVSSLLQVASEHPYIESILQLDIIGTYEKAGRPLHQVLAKGPGQLDHQSGSIIGELLARLQVPQQYCHSVGQGIVYSWRLNTKKGSWQEFIEGMNSGYSSLSEVHDPEIPLPAILDPDELDPLEPSSDEDTVTEGESSPDNDDQESDDDSRADTPCPVGLPTRAALPPIELFDGHNRRWIAQEDHTREEIIIDESSTEDEAIDDVFTTVAFSNILFNTNTVDNAESATSTNSEPEFINSRHQPVVGDQFASDRARVNQILN encoded by the coding sequence ATGTTTCTCTGTGGATTATTTATTGATGCACTGGATTATTTTGCGCCGAATGATATCACGACAAAGGAGTTCGAGCAACACGTCGCCAACCACGTTAGAATAGCTAAGGTCCCAACTCCTTTCATCTCAACCTTCAGGTCCATGCTTGCACCAGTCCATAGGGCGATCAAATACAAAGAAGGGGCAATAGTAACCATGATTGACTCAAAGAAGCTACAGACCCAAGTGTACTCTGCTAAGAAGCTTCTCCGAAAGGTTGGTTTAAAGGTAGGAAGATACAATGGAGCGGGGGAATTTTTTATCTGGGGAAAGGTTCATGAATCTGCGATAATATCCTCGTTTAAAGTCAGTTCGCTTCTTCAGGTAGCAAGTGAGCATCCCTATATTGAGAGCATCCTGCAGCTCGACATTATTGGGACCTATGAAAAAGCTGGAAGACCGTTACACCAAGTCCTAGCCAAGGGCCCGGGACAACTTGACCACCAGTCTGGCTCGATTATAGGAGAGCTCTTAGCCCGCCTCCAAGTGCCGCAGCAATATTGCCATTCTGTAGGACAAGGCATAGTGTACTCGTGGCGTTTGAATACAAAGAAAGGCTCCTGGCAAGAGTTTATCGAAGGGATGAATAGTGGCTATTCGTCTCTGTCCGAGGTCCACGACCCAGAAATACCCCTGCCTGCCATCTTGGACCCAGATGAGCTAGATCCTCTCGAGCCATCTTCGGATGAAGACACCGTAACCGAGGGGGAATCATCGCCAGATAATGATGATCAGGAGAGTGACGACGATTCAAGAGCTGACACGCCTTGTCCGGTAGGACTGCCTACGAGGGCTGCGTTGCCACCTATCGAGCTCTTCGACGGTCACAATAGAAGGTGGATAGCGCAAGAAGACCACACAAGGGAAGAGATTATAATTGATGAATCTAGCACCGAAGATGAGGCTATTGATGATGTCTTCACAACGGTTGCCTTCTCAAACATCTTGTTCAATACAAATACAGTCGATAACGCCGAGAGCGCTACTTCAACGAATTCCGAGCCGGAGTTCATCAACTCTCGTCATCAACCAGTGGTAGGGGACCAATTTGCGAGTGATAGAGCGAGAGTCAACCAAATTTTGAATTGA